A genomic region of Anaerolineae bacterium contains the following coding sequences:
- the pheT gene encoding phenylalanine--tRNA ligase subunit beta, producing the protein MRVPLSWLKDYVEIKLPPEELSYKLTMAGFEVAEIHRVGEFWDRDKVFVGQILEVKPHPNADRLTIAVVDYGASEPVEVVTGAPNIKVGQRGQKVALALAGARLVDPYSPQKTYFTLKPAKIRGVLSPGMVCSEKELDLSEDHESIIILPDDAPVGMPLADYLGDIILEIEVPTNRPDCLSILGIAREVAALTDAEFRPPTINYVEDGPGARELIEVEIADPDLCSRYAAAVVLGAEIGPSPYFVQRRLRAAGMRPINNVVDATNYVMLELGQPIHAFDYDKIRGKKIIVRRAKDDRAFTTLDGLKRELFPDVLLIADAEGPVAIAGVMGGMESEVTPETRNILIESANFNRVSIRRTSRLLGLRTEASLRFEKGLDPYLPPEGARRTAQLIKEWAGGTIARGLVDVHIPLPPRRTITFHLKELERFIGMSYPREQVTSILNKLGFELEEKGPQTYLVTVPTHRGDVEEPADLVEEIARITGYELIPTEMIPTPTAPQIFPELLKWEETARDILIACGLYEVKTYALISQDMLDKFGLSYQVPLLSVANPMTPEHVFLRPTLLPSLLRTLAYNLRFHEGVKIFELARVYLPRENDLPRERSTLAIAMAGEAEEMSWFGGGRRLDFFDLKGVIEELVERMGISDYRFTAAQDRIFFPGQTAALKIGEETIGILGKLNPDITEAFEVKEEVFMAELNFEALASRASSFREFKPISRYPAVIQDIAVVVNEEIPAEEVRKVIIEAGQPLLRSAVLFDLYRGKPVPPGKKSLAYSLTFQADDHTLTDEEVAQLREKVIRELEKRLGATLRG; encoded by the coding sequence ATGAGGGTTCCCTTAAGCTGGCTTAAAGATTACGTGGAAATAAAGCTTCCTCCGGAAGAACTTTCCTACAAACTCACCATGGCTGGTTTTGAAGTAGCAGAAATCCACCGGGTGGGAGAGTTCTGGGACCGGGATAAGGTCTTCGTGGGGCAGATTCTGGAGGTAAAGCCTCACCCCAATGCCGATCGCCTCACCATAGCAGTAGTGGATTATGGAGCTTCTGAGCCGGTGGAAGTGGTCACCGGAGCACCCAACATAAAAGTTGGCCAGAGGGGGCAAAAGGTAGCCCTGGCTCTGGCCGGGGCTCGCCTTGTGGATCCCTACTCCCCCCAGAAGACGTATTTCACCCTGAAACCAGCGAAGATAAGAGGGGTGCTTTCTCCGGGAATGGTGTGCTCGGAGAAGGAACTGGACCTTTCCGAAGACCACGAATCCATTATCATTCTCCCGGACGATGCTCCTGTGGGGATGCCCCTGGCCGATTACCTTGGAGATATTATCCTGGAGATAGAAGTTCCCACCAACCGTCCCGATTGTCTATCCATCCTCGGGATAGCCAGGGAGGTGGCTGCCCTTACCGATGCTGAATTCCGCCCCCCCACCATCAATTACGTTGAAGACGGCCCTGGAGCCAGAGAATTAATAGAAGTTGAAATCGCTGACCCCGACCTTTGCTCCCGCTACGCTGCGGCGGTGGTCCTCGGGGCTGAGATTGGTCCTTCCCCTTATTTCGTTCAGAGACGCTTGAGAGCTGCAGGAATGAGGCCAATAAACAATGTAGTGGATGCCACCAACTACGTCATGCTGGAATTGGGCCAGCCCATCCATGCCTTTGATTACGATAAAATCCGTGGGAAGAAGATAATCGTCCGCAGAGCCAAGGACGACCGGGCTTTCACCACCCTGGATGGACTCAAGCGTGAGCTTTTTCCCGATGTTCTGCTCATCGCCGATGCTGAAGGCCCCGTGGCTATAGCCGGAGTAATGGGAGGAATGGAAAGCGAGGTGACCCCTGAAACCCGGAACATCCTGATTGAATCGGCCAATTTCAACCGGGTAAGCATAAGGCGCACCTCAAGGCTCCTGGGGCTCAGGACCGAAGCTTCCCTTCGCTTTGAAAAGGGCCTTGACCCATACCTCCCACCTGAAGGCGCCAGGAGAACAGCCCAGCTCATTAAGGAATGGGCCGGTGGAACCATCGCCAGAGGCCTGGTGGACGTCCACATCCCGCTGCCTCCGCGCCGGACTATAACCTTCCACCTGAAAGAACTGGAGCGTTTCATTGGAATGAGCTACCCCAGGGAGCAGGTCACTTCAATCCTCAATAAGCTGGGCTTTGAGCTGGAGGAAAAAGGGCCCCAGACTTATCTGGTGACTGTGCCCACCCACCGGGGTGACGTGGAAGAACCTGCTGATCTGGTGGAAGAAATCGCCAGGATAACTGGCTACGAGCTCATCCCCACCGAGATGATCCCGACTCCTACCGCCCCTCAAATCTTTCCCGAGCTTCTCAAATGGGAAGAAACCGCCAGGGATATACTGATAGCCTGCGGCCTTTATGAGGTCAAAACCTACGCCCTGATAAGCCAGGATATGCTGGATAAGTTCGGCCTTTCTTACCAGGTGCCCCTTCTTTCCGTTGCTAACCCCATGACCCCCGAACATGTTTTTCTGCGGCCAACCCTTTTGCCAAGCCTTCTGCGTACTCTTGCCTACAACCTGCGCTTCCATGAAGGGGTCAAAATCTTTGAACTGGCCAGGGTGTACCTCCCCAGAGAGAACGACCTCCCCCGCGAAAGGTCAACTCTGGCCATAGCCATGGCTGGGGAAGCAGAAGAGATGAGCTGGTTTGGAGGAGGAAGAAGGCTGGACTTTTTTGACCTCAAAGGGGTAATTGAAGAGCTGGTGGAGAGGATGGGGATTTCGGACTACCGGTTCACCGCAGCTCAGGATAGAATTTTCTTCCCGGGACAGACGGCTGCCTTAAAAATAGGGGAAGAAACCATAGGCATCCTGGGCAAGCTCAATCCCGACATAACGGAGGCTTTTGAGGTGAAGGAAGAAGTCTTTATGGCTGAATTGAACTTTGAAGCCCTGGCTTCCCGTGCCTCCTCCTTCAGGGAATTCAAACCCATATCCCGCTATCCAGCCGTGATCCAGGATATAGCAGTGGTGGTGAATGAGGAAATCCCCGCCGAAGAGGTGCGCAAAGTCATTATAGAAGCCGGGCAACCTCTTCTC
- the pheS gene encoding phenylalanine--tRNA ligase subunit alpha, translated as MLEQVKILRDEALRELEKVTDSSSLEGWRRTYLGKKGLVTQLLRRIRDLPPQERPAVGEAANQLRDELTKLYEEKAFAIKEAERLQAAKVQAVDITLPGRRPQVGTLHPVTQTLREILGIFSRMGFGVYEGPEVEWDDYNFGLLNIPQDHPARDMWDTLYIAPPYGKNGNMLLRTHTSPDQIRVMQAMKPPIRVVVPGRCYRHEATDASHEWMFYQVEGLAVDKGITMAHLKGVLTTFVQEMFGRERKVRFRCDYFPFVEPGADMAMDCIVCGGKGCRVCKFTGWLEILGAGMVHPQVLRNVGYDPDVYTGFAFGMGVERIAMLKHRIDDIRYFYANDLRFLKQFRA; from the coding sequence ATGCTGGAACAGGTAAAAATCCTCAGAGATGAAGCCCTTCGAGAGCTGGAGAAGGTGACCGACTCCAGTTCCCTTGAAGGGTGGAGAAGGACCTACCTGGGCAAGAAAGGCCTGGTAACTCAGCTCCTGCGCCGGATACGGGACCTTCCCCCTCAGGAAAGGCCGGCGGTAGGAGAAGCAGCAAACCAGCTCCGGGATGAATTGACCAAACTCTATGAGGAGAAAGCCTTCGCCATCAAAGAGGCTGAACGCCTCCAGGCAGCAAAGGTCCAGGCTGTTGATATAACCCTACCCGGAAGGAGACCCCAGGTTGGAACGCTCCATCCCGTAACTCAAACTTTGAGGGAAATCCTTGGAATATTTTCCCGCATGGGCTTCGGGGTTTACGAGGGGCCCGAAGTGGAATGGGACGATTACAACTTCGGCCTCCTCAACATACCCCAGGATCACCCTGCCAGAGATATGTGGGATACTCTTTACATCGCCCCTCCCTATGGCAAGAACGGCAACATGCTCCTGCGCACCCATACTTCTCCCGATCAGATAAGGGTTATGCAGGCCATGAAGCCGCCCATAAGAGTAGTGGTTCCAGGCCGATGCTACCGCCATGAAGCCACCGATGCCAGCCACGAATGGATGTTCTATCAGGTAGAAGGTCTGGCGGTGGATAAAGGTATAACCATGGCTCACCTTAAAGGTGTGCTCACCACTTTTGTCCAGGAGATGTTCGGTAGGGAGAGGAAAGTGCGGTTCCGATGCGATTATTTCCCCTTCGTGGAGCCGGGAGCCGATATGGCTATGGATTGTATAGTGTGCGGTGGTAAAGGTTGCCGGGTATGTAAATTCACCGGCTGGCTGGAAATCTTGGGAGCAGGGATGGTTCACCCTCAGGTGCTGCGTAATGTGGGATACGATCCTGATGTCTACACCGGCTTCGCTTTCGGGATGGGGGTGGAAAGAATTGCGATGCTCAAGCACAGGATAGACGATATCCGTTACTTTTATGCCAACGATTTGCGGTTCTTAAAACAATTCCGTGCTTAG
- a CDS encoding zinc ribbon domain-containing protein produces the protein MPIYEYECLDCGVHFERIQRFSDPPVEECPNGHRHVRRVFHAPGVIFKGSGFYTTDYARKSSNGSEKKEDKGEGKEKE, from the coding sequence ATGCCTATTTACGAATACGAATGTCTGGACTGCGGGGTGCACTTTGAACGGATTCAACGCTTTTCTGATCCACCAGTGGAGGAATGCCCTAATGGCCATCGCCATGTGCGCCGGGTGTTTCACGCTCCGGGCGTAATCTTCAAGGGCTCTGGTTTCTATACCACCGATTATGCCCGAAAAAGCAGCAATGGCAGTGAGAAGAAGGAAGATAAAGGCGAGGGGAAAGAGAAGGAATAA
- a CDS encoding trypsin-like peptidase domain-containing protein, producing the protein MSRRLILLLMLILLTTGCTLVPTFADVKEVVSFTPAPTPTPTPAVPADLEPGEQILINIYKKVAPSVVNITTQVLQWDFFFGVYPEEGAGSGFVYDKEGHIVTNYHVIEGAQSIEVSFGEDLSVPAEVVGVDPINDLAVLKVNVPPDRLVPVELGDSSALQVGQWAIAIGNPFGRFERTLTVGVVSALNRTLELENGRIIRNLIQTDAAINPGNSGGPLLDSKGRVIGVNTAIVSPSRAYAGVGFAIPVNVLKRVVPELIAYGRYRHPWLGIIGYTITPTLARRLNLPVEEGVLVARVYRGSPAHKAGIRGATGQITIGNRIILVGGDIITEIDGIPVKGVEALNAYIEDNTRVGQTVELKIIREGKSFKIKAILEEEPQ; encoded by the coding sequence ATGAGCAGAAGGCTGATACTTTTACTGATGCTGATACTTCTGACAACGGGTTGCACTTTGGTTCCAACCTTTGCGGATGTTAAAGAGGTGGTAAGTTTCACCCCTGCTCCAACCCCGACTCCCACCCCCGCAGTTCCTGCGGATCTGGAGCCAGGAGAGCAAATTCTCATCAACATCTACAAAAAAGTGGCCCCATCTGTTGTCAACATCACCACTCAGGTTCTCCAGTGGGATTTCTTCTTCGGAGTTTACCCGGAGGAGGGCGCTGGTTCGGGCTTTGTTTACGATAAAGAAGGCCACATTGTTACCAATTACCATGTAATTGAGGGTGCCCAATCTATCGAGGTGAGCTTTGGGGAAGACCTCTCAGTCCCCGCTGAAGTAGTGGGCGTTGACCCCATCAACGACCTGGCGGTGCTTAAAGTCAACGTTCCTCCTGACAGGCTGGTTCCGGTGGAGCTTGGGGATTCTTCTGCGTTACAGGTTGGGCAGTGGGCTATAGCCATAGGTAACCCCTTCGGAAGGTTTGAGCGGACTTTAACGGTAGGAGTGGTGAGCGCATTGAACCGAACTCTGGAACTGGAGAACGGACGGATTATCAGGAATCTTATTCAAACTGACGCAGCCATTAACCCTGGTAACTCCGGAGGCCCATTGCTGGACTCTAAAGGCAGGGTGATAGGCGTTAACACGGCGATAGTATCTCCCAGCAGGGCTTACGCTGGAGTGGGCTTTGCTATCCCTGTAAATGTTCTCAAAAGGGTTGTGCCTGAGCTCATTGCTTATGGCCGCTATCGTCATCCCTGGTTAGGGATCATTGGATACACCATAACACCGACACTGGCCCGCCGCTTGAACCTCCCGGTGGAGGAGGGGGTGCTGGTGGCTCGTGTTTACCGGGGGAGCCCGGCCCACAAAGCAGGCATAAGAGGGGCTACAGGGCAGATTACCATAGGAAACCGGATTATCCTTGTGGGAGGGGACATAATAACGGAAATAGATGGCATTCCCGTAAAGGGTGTTGAAGCCCTCAACGCATATATTGAGGATAACACCAGAGTGGGGCAAACGGTGGAATTGAAAATCATAAGGGAAGGGAAAAGCTTCAAAATTAAAGCAATACTGGAAGAAGAGCCGCAGTAA
- a CDS encoding trypsin-like peptidase domain-containing protein translates to MSRKWLIIGLVTALLSGACKMELDLLKIPRIWEATPTPQPKTVKVTPVPTPTPAALTSKEVVVTGEVLDEEEEALLVSIYERVNPAVVSIRVVKKGLIRLPFSHPEIPSEGRGSGFVWDERGYIVTNNHVVSDAEEIEVIFYNGDAARARVVGTDPHSDLAVLKVDELTEGAHPAELGDSSQVKVGQRAIAIGNPFGLAGTMTVGIISAVGRTLRPAAIPFTIPEVIQTDATINPGNSGGPLLNSSGQVIGINTAIESPVGINAGIGFAVPINLAKKIVPVLIEKGSYDYPWLGIEGTTVTKALAREFDLPVDYGALVIRTIKDGPAHKAGIKGGTKKVQFMGGEITVGGDIITGVDGQEIRRFDDLLTYLIYNTSVGQEITLKVIRDGEEVKVRVVLGKRPQALEEEQ, encoded by the coding sequence ATGAGTCGTAAATGGCTAATAATCGGTCTTGTAACCGCTCTGCTCTCAGGAGCCTGCAAGATGGAGCTGGACCTCCTTAAAATACCCCGGATTTGGGAGGCGACTCCAACCCCGCAACCCAAGACTGTTAAGGTCACACCCGTTCCAACGCCAACTCCGGCAGCTCTCACTTCCAAAGAAGTGGTGGTCACAGGTGAGGTGCTGGATGAAGAGGAGGAAGCCCTTCTTGTAAGCATTTACGAGAGGGTTAATCCAGCCGTTGTATCCATAAGAGTGGTCAAAAAAGGGTTAATCCGGCTCCCCTTCTCTCATCCTGAGATCCCCTCGGAAGGAAGGGGTTCAGGGTTTGTGTGGGACGAAAGAGGTTACATAGTGACGAACAACCATGTGGTTTCCGATGCCGAAGAGATAGAGGTCATCTTTTACAACGGTGACGCTGCCAGGGCAAGGGTGGTGGGGACGGACCCTCACAGTGACCTGGCGGTTCTAAAAGTGGACGAACTGACAGAGGGTGCTCACCCTGCAGAACTGGGAGATTCTTCCCAGGTTAAGGTTGGCCAGAGGGCAATTGCCATCGGCAACCCCTTTGGTCTGGCAGGTACCATGACGGTGGGGATAATAAGCGCAGTGGGCAGGACCCTCCGGCCCGCCGCAATTCCTTTCACAATTCCGGAAGTAATCCAGACAGATGCGACTATAAACCCGGGGAACTCGGGCGGACCGCTGCTGAACTCCTCCGGCCAGGTCATAGGTATAAACACAGCTATAGAGTCTCCCGTGGGCATAAATGCAGGCATCGGTTTCGCTGTGCCCATAAACCTGGCTAAGAAAATCGTTCCCGTTTTGATAGAAAAGGGTTCATACGATTACCCATGGCTTGGAATTGAAGGCACAACCGTCACCAAAGCCCTCGCCAGGGAATTTGACCTGCCCGTGGATTACGGGGCTCTGGTGATCCGAACAATAAAGGATGGCCCGGCTCACAAGGCTGGCATCAAGGGAGGAACGAAGAAGGTCCAGTTCATGGGCGGAGAGATAACCGTAGGAGGCGATATAATTACAGGCGTGGATGGGCAGGAAATACGGCGGTTTGATGACCTCCTCACTTACCTGATTTACAACACCTCCGTGGGCCAGGAAATCACCCTGAAAGTTATAAGAGACGGGGAGGAGGTTAAAGTCAGAGTGGTGCTGGGCAAGAGGCCCCAGGCTCTGGAGGAGGAGCAATGA
- the polA gene encoding DNA polymerase I, with product MKKLVIVDGHALAYRAYHALPLEMSTSKGEPTNAVYGFTSMLLNVLKEEKPDYIAVAFDAGRSFRHESFAEYKAHRAKMGEDLAVQLKRISQVVEALGIKSIAIEGYEADDILGTLARKASEEGVETLIVTGDTDAFQLIGPKVRVLTSGRRFSDTIVYDREKILERYGLEPHQLADFKALVGDKTDNIPGIPRIGETIATRLLREYGSIEGIYQHIDEITPSSVKEALLENRDKAFLNKALVTIRTDIPLDITLEDLRYQGYDEEKVKEVFRELEFRSLYKRLPETGEIRQLPLIGQVEVRHRAEPGQYVAIQDEEAFNLLMEKLSEATGLAFDVETTDIDPMRARLVGISLAFKEGDGYYIPIGHLEGQQLPWELVKEKLARILEDETIAKYAHHAKYDMIVLARNGIKVRGLAFDTMVAGWLVNPAGRNLNLKDLAWAYLGVEMTTIEELIGRGKNQISMDLLPIPKVAPYAAADADITYRLVGLLDQKLRELGLTKLFYEVELPLIPVLMDMEMTGVKLDIPFLREMSRELAQKLQSLEDEIYRYVGYRFNVNSPEQLSDALFGKLGISAQGVPRTKSGHYSTSADVLEKLRGRHPVIELLLEHRHLAKIKSTYVDALPGMVNRTTGRVHTSYHQTGTVTGRLSSSDPNLQNIPTRTDIGKAVRRAFVAEDGWLLLSADYSQVELRILAHISGDEGLIAAFLRGEDIHASTASTILGIPIDQVTPEMRRLAKTVNFGISYGMSAYGLAEETGLTPEEAHRFIQNYFARYPKVKIYIENTKARAQQEGYVETLLGRRRYFPELSPESKANRQVKAAAERMAINAPIQGSAADIIKIAMVRLHRALKERGLRSRLVLQVHDELVIEVPEEELSIVAPMVREIMEGAYELKAPLKVELEVGKNWGELQPLEA from the coding sequence ATGAAAAAATTGGTTATTGTGGACGGGCACGCCCTCGCTTACAGAGCCTACCACGCTCTTCCCCTGGAGATGAGTACCTCAAAAGGGGAGCCCACCAACGCCGTATACGGCTTCACCTCCATGCTCCTTAATGTCTTGAAGGAAGAGAAACCCGACTACATAGCTGTTGCCTTTGATGCTGGCCGAAGTTTCCGCCATGAGTCCTTCGCCGAATACAAAGCTCACAGAGCTAAAATGGGCGAAGACCTGGCCGTCCAGCTGAAACGCATATCGCAGGTAGTGGAAGCACTGGGAATAAAATCCATAGCGATAGAGGGATACGAAGCCGATGATATTCTGGGAACTCTGGCTCGGAAAGCTTCCGAGGAAGGTGTGGAAACCCTCATCGTTACAGGCGATACCGATGCTTTCCAGCTTATAGGCCCAAAGGTGAGGGTTTTGACTTCAGGCCGGCGCTTTTCGGACACGATTGTTTACGACCGGGAGAAAATCCTGGAAAGGTACGGCCTTGAACCGCACCAGCTGGCCGATTTCAAAGCTCTGGTGGGCGATAAGACCGATAACATCCCCGGCATACCTCGCATAGGCGAAACCATTGCCACAAGGCTCCTGCGGGAGTATGGAAGCATTGAGGGTATTTACCAGCACATAGACGAAATCACCCCCTCATCCGTAAAAGAAGCCCTCCTAGAGAATCGGGATAAAGCTTTCCTCAACAAAGCCCTCGTTACTATCCGAACCGACATACCCCTGGATATAACCCTGGAGGATTTACGGTATCAGGGCTACGATGAGGAAAAAGTCAAGGAAGTTTTCCGCGAACTTGAATTTCGCTCTCTATACAAGCGCCTCCCCGAGACAGGTGAAATCCGCCAGCTACCCCTCATAGGTCAGGTGGAAGTCCGCCACAGGGCCGAACCGGGACAATATGTTGCCATTCAAGATGAAGAAGCCTTCAACCTCCTTATGGAGAAACTTTCCGAGGCCACAGGGCTGGCTTTCGACGTTGAAACCACGGACATAGACCCGATGAGGGCCAGACTTGTAGGGATATCGCTGGCTTTCAAGGAAGGAGATGGATATTACATCCCCATAGGGCATCTGGAGGGCCAGCAACTCCCCTGGGAGCTGGTAAAAGAGAAGCTGGCTCGCATCTTGGAAGACGAAACCATAGCCAAGTACGCCCACCATGCTAAATACGATATGATTGTGCTGGCGAGGAATGGGATAAAAGTCAGAGGCCTCGCCTTTGATACCATGGTAGCAGGCTGGCTTGTAAACCCAGCAGGCCGGAACCTGAACCTCAAAGACCTGGCCTGGGCTTACCTCGGCGTTGAAATGACCACCATTGAAGAGCTCATAGGCAGAGGGAAAAACCAGATCAGCATGGACCTGCTGCCCATACCCAAAGTTGCCCCTTATGCCGCCGCAGATGCCGATATAACCTATCGCCTGGTGGGCCTGCTGGACCAGAAACTGCGGGAGTTGGGGCTGACCAAACTCTTCTACGAGGTGGAACTCCCCCTCATCCCCGTGCTCATGGACATGGAGATGACGGGGGTTAAGCTGGATATACCCTTCCTGCGGGAGATGTCCAGAGAACTGGCTCAGAAGCTCCAGAGCCTTGAGGATGAAATCTACAGGTACGTGGGCTATCGCTTTAACGTCAATTCCCCGGAGCAATTATCCGATGCCCTCTTCGGTAAGCTGGGCATTTCCGCCCAGGGTGTCCCCAGGACCAAGTCCGGCCATTATTCTACTTCGGCGGACGTTCTGGAGAAATTACGGGGACGCCATCCGGTCATAGAGCTCCTGCTGGAACACAGACATCTTGCCAAGATAAAATCCACCTATGTGGACGCTCTGCCTGGCATGGTTAACAGGACCACTGGAAGAGTTCACACCTCTTACCACCAAACTGGAACCGTAACAGGCAGGCTTTCCTCAAGCGACCCTAACCTCCAGAACATCCCTACCAGGACCGATATAGGCAAAGCTGTGCGCAGGGCTTTCGTAGCTGAAGATGGGTGGTTGCTCCTTTCGGCTGATTATTCTCAGGTGGAATTGAGGATTTTAGCGCACATAAGCGGAGACGAAGGGCTTATTGCTGCCTTCCTCAGGGGTGAAGATATCCACGCCAGCACAGCTTCCACCATCCTTGGAATTCCGATAGACCAAGTTACACCTGAGATGCGCCGGCTGGCCAAGACTGTCAACTTCGGCATAAGTTATGGGATGAGCGCTTACGGCCTGGCCGAGGAAACGGGCCTCACCCCCGAAGAAGCTCACAGATTCATCCAGAACTACTTTGCCCGTTACCCAAAAGTGAAGATTTACATTGAAAACACCAAAGCCAGAGCCCAGCAGGAAGGCTACGTGGAAACCCTGCTGGGTCGTCGCCGCTATTTCCCGGAGCTTTCCCCCGAAAGCAAAGCCAATCGTCAGGTTAAAGCTGCTGCCGAACGCATGGCGATAAACGCCCCCATTCAGGGAAGCGCTGCTGACATAATAAAGATTGCCATGGTACGCCTCCACCGGGCCCTTAAAGAGCGTGGCCTTCGTTCCCGCCTTGTCCTTCAGGTTCACGATGAACTGGTTATAGAGGTCCCCGAGGAAGAGCTCTCCATTGTGGCCCCTATGGTTAGAGAAATCATGGAAGGTGCTTACGAACTTAAAGCTCCCTTAAAGGTGGAGCTGGAGGTGGGCAAGAACTGGGGAGAACTGCAGCCCCTGGAGGCCTGA
- a CDS encoding response regulator, translating into MKKKVLIIDHDLAFATILKEALESSGDYEASIATTGEEGLAKSIEEHPRMVIVDMGLKDINPESLIQTLRDVKPHLKILAIPFGDSPIPEKLGVDGIIPKPFFVGDLPEIMGKALSQREVVAAPPAREFTRWAEEIFQELSPELLTFGDSDPRFWAGGDREEASKLFQWVAKVLEENPYSHAHSAEIYYRSEKRCIYGTRLSDGSLLAMAFSREVPLGMIRLVVKKKEVVPR; encoded by the coding sequence ATGAAGAAAAAGGTCTTAATCATTGACCATGATCTGGCTTTCGCCACCATCCTTAAAGAGGCCCTGGAATCTTCAGGGGACTATGAAGCTTCCATCGCAACCACCGGAGAAGAGGGCCTTGCCAAATCCATAGAAGAGCATCCAAGGATGGTGATCGTGGACATGGGCCTCAAAGATATAAATCCGGAAAGCCTGATCCAGACCCTCCGAGACGTAAAGCCTCACTTGAAAATCCTGGCTATACCTTTTGGAGATTCCCCAATCCCTGAAAAGCTTGGGGTAGACGGCATAATACCCAAGCCCTTCTTTGTGGGCGATCTGCCAGAGATCATGGGAAAGGCCCTTTCCCAGAGGGAAGTGGTGGCTGCTCCCCCAGCGAGGGAATTTACCAGGTGGGCTGAAGAAATCTTTCAGGAATTATCGCCTGAACTTTTAACCTTCGGCGATTCAGATCCTCGCTTCTGGGCAGGTGGAGACAGAGAAGAAGCTTCAAAGCTTTTCCAGTGGGTTGCCAAAGTTCTGGAAGAAAACCCTTACAGTCATGCTCATTCGGCTGAAATCTATTACCGCTCTGAAAAAAGATGCATATACGGGACAAGGTTGAGCGACGGTAGCCTACTGGCCATGGCCTTTTCCCGCGAGGTGCCTTTGGGGATGATACGGCTGGTGGTGAAGAAGAAGGAGGTGGTGCCGAGATGA
- a CDS encoding acetyl-CoA C-acetyltransferase, whose amino-acid sequence MAEEVVIVSGCRTPIGRFMGSLSAIPAPKLGAIAIKEAVRRAGVDPATIDEVIMGNVVSAGIGQAPARQAAIFAGLPPSVGAVTVNKVCGSGLKAVMMAASMIKAGEGEIYVAGGMENMSMGPYLLLKARQGYRLGHDRVLDATVHDGLWCAFEDQHMGNAAEFIAEQFGITREELDRYAYESHMKAIAAIDAGKFREEIVPVEISQPKGPPLLFDTDENPRRDTSLEKLAQLKPAFKPDGIVTAGNSPGITDGAAAVVIMSRKKADELGIKPLARIVDYTYAAVEPKWLFIAPVHAIRRLLKKTGTTLADYDLIELNEAFAAQVLADGKALAEEGWDWSKVNVNGGAIALGHPIGASGTRCLVTLLYALKDRGLKRGLVSLCLGGGEAVAMAVEMV is encoded by the coding sequence ATGGCAGAAGAAGTTGTCATCGTAAGCGGATGCAGAACCCCCATTGGTCGTTTCATGGGTTCCCTCTCTGCCATTCCCGCTCCCAAGCTCGGGGCTATTGCAATAAAAGAGGCTGTAAGGCGCGCTGGAGTGGACCCTGCCACTATTGATGAGGTTATAATGGGCAATGTGGTTTCGGCCGGGATAGGGCAAGCTCCTGCCCGTCAGGCTGCTATATTTGCCGGCTTGCCCCCTTCTGTTGGGGCTGTTACTGTGAACAAAGTCTGTGGCTCAGGCCTCAAAGCTGTTATGATGGCAGCTTCCATGATTAAAGCAGGCGAGGGTGAAATCTACGTGGCGGGGGGCATGGAAAACATGAGCATGGGGCCTTATCTTCTCTTGAAAGCCCGCCAGGGCTATCGCCTGGGCCACGACCGAGTCCTGGACGCCACCGTCCACGACGGGCTCTGGTGCGCCTTTGAGGACCAACACATGGGCAATGCTGCAGAATTTATCGCAGAGCAGTTTGGGATAACGCGAGAGGAGCTGGACCGTTACGCTTATGAAAGCCACATGAAAGCAATTGCAGCCATAGATGCAGGTAAATTCCGGGAGGAAATCGTTCCCGTAGAAATTTCCCAGCCTAAAGGGCCACCTCTACTTTTTGATACTGATGAAAACCCGCGGCGGGATACTTCTTTGGAGAAACTGGCTCAGCTTAAACCTGCCTTCAAGCCCGATGGCATAGTCACGGCTGGGAACTCCCCGGGTATAACCGACGGTGCGGCAGCGGTAGTGATTATGAGTCGGAAGAAAGCCGATGAACTCGGGATAAAGCCTTTAGCCAGGATAGTGGACTACACATACGCTGCCGTTGAACCCAAATGGCTCTTCATAGCTCCCGTGCATGCCATCCGGAGGCTCTTGAAAAAGACTGGCACAACCCTGGCAGATTATGACCTCATTGAACTTAACGAGGCCTTTGCTGCCCAGGTCCTGGCCGATGGCAAAGCCCTGGCTGAAGAAGGGTGGGACTGGTCAAAGGTTAACGTTAACGGAGGAGCCATAGCTCTTGGCCATCCTATAGGGGCAAGTGGCACTCGCTGCCTTGTTACTCTCCTTTACGCTCTTAAAGACCGGGGCCTGAAGAGAGGCCTTGTCTCTCTTTGTCTTGGGGGAGGGGAGGCAGTGGCCATGGCCGTAGAAATGGTTTAA